From Sandaracinaceae bacterium:
TTCTGGTCGACGCCGATCCGGTCCCAGCCCTCGCCGAGGTCGCCGATGCGATAGCGCGCCTCGCCGTCGGCGTACACCCCGCCGGTCAACGTCGCGCCGCCTCCACACGCGCCGAGGAGGATCGCGAAGGGGACCGCCAGCAGGTGCCGTCGCATCGGCACGGATATAGGCGGCCCCCCCCAGCGGCGCAATGACGCGCCCTCCGAGCGAGGGCGTCAGTCGATGGCGGCGGCGGGGAGGGACGCGGTCAGCTCGCGCAGGTGCGGGACGCGGGACTCGAGGAGGGGGAGCTGGCGGCGGAGGATGGTCTGCGTGACGTCCTGGAGCGGCAGGGTGAAGAAGAAGCAGAGGTTGTGGAGGATCCAGCGGTCCGCCTGCAGGATGGACAGGCCGTCCGGGTCGCTGCCGACCTCGGGGATGGAGCCCCGCTCCAGCTCCTCGAGGAGGCGGCGCGTGCCGTGCTGGTAGGCGTCGACCTCGAGGGGGCCGAAGTCCACGTGGAGGAGGGCGTAGACGCCCGCGGCGACCAGCCGGCGGTAGACCGGGAGCTGCTCGCAGACGAGGTGGTAGCCGAGCTCGTGGGCCTCCTCCTCGCCGAGGCCCTCCTCGAAGCCCCAGCTGCCGTCGCCGCTCGCGTCTCGTCCGCAGAAGACGACGAGCTGGCTCTCGTCTCCCGTTCGTCGGACGGCGGCCAGCATCTCGAGATCGAGCGGCGCGGTGGTCGGACCCTCCCGCCGGTATCGCTCGAGCCGGTCGCGGCCCACCCGGACTCGCTCCGTCGGTGAGAGGATCCAGGCTTTGCGCACACCCGCCGTCGTGTCGATGCTGCGTTCTTCGACGCGTAGGCCCATCCCCCGTGGAGGCTCCTCTCCCTCGCCCTCAGCGTAGCGGCTGGGTCCCTCGGCACAAGGGTGGCTGAGCCCGGATCCGGCTCAAACGAGCCCCTCGTCGAGGCGCCGCATGCCCTCGAGCAGCAAGCCCTCGGCGGAGGCATGGATCACCCGCGCGGGCGGCTCGAAGCGGGGGTCGAGGGTGAAGCGGCCGCGGTCGAGCTTCAGCAGGGCGTAGAAGGCCTCCTCGCCCGTGCGCTCTCCGAAGCGCGCGTCGTGGATCTGACCCTCGCAGAAGTGGATCTCGCCGCGCTTGGCGCCGGCCACGATCTGGAGCCGCCCCCCGCGCCGCCCGTTGGCGAGGATCTGCACGACGTCGGGCAGCGACATCTCCTCGAGCGATCCGCTGACGCCGCTGGCCTCCTGGCGAGACGCGCCCTCCACCGCCTGGCCCGCCTTGGTCGCGACGACCTCGGGCGAGGCCGGCTTGACGACGTAGTCGGTCGCGCCGAGCTCGAACCCCTTGGTGACGGACTCGCGGTCCGCCCGACCGGTCAGGAACAGCACCGCCGGTCGGTCCGTCTCGCCGAGCTCTCGCACGCGCTCCATGAGCGTGAAGCCCTCGCCGCCCGCGCTCAGGTCCACCTCGGTCACGATGACCTCGGGCGGGCGCTCCGCGAGGAGGGCGAGCGCGGCCGGGAGCTCGCGCGCCACCTCGACCGCGAACCCGTGCTCGATGAGGCGCATCTCGAGCACCGTCGTCTCCTCGGGGTCGGGATCCACGATCAGCACCCGCGGGCGCGTGCCGAGCCGCTCCGCGCCGTCGTCGCCGACGACCACGTGCCGCAGGAGATCCACGAGCGTCGGGTCGAAGAGCTCGCCGCCGAGCTCCTTGAGCACGCTGAGCGCCTGGGGGATCGAGAGCACGCGGCGGTAGGGGTTCTTCGAGTTGGTCGTCAGGTCGGAGTAGGTCTCGACGATGGCGAGGACCCGCGCGCCGTAGGGGATGTCCTTGCCCGCGAGCCGATCGGGGAGGCCTTTGCCGTCGAAGCGCTCATAGAGGTGACCGAGGATCTTCTTCGTGTCGGGGGGGAGCTGGGCCGAGGCAAAGAGCTTGACCGGGGACAGGCGCGACTTGGTGGCGCGGCCGCGGTGGCCTTCGTGGCGCGCGACGTTGAGCGCCGTGAGGTGGAGATCTCCTCCGGTCTTGCCGAGGTCGTGGATGTAGGCCGCGACGACGAGCGCGTGCCGGTCGGCGCCGCTCAGCCCGACCCGCTCCGCCACGAGTCGGCAGAGGCGCGCCACCTGACCGCTGTGCCCTCGCAGCTCGCCGCGATCGCGGTCGAGGAGGGACACGAAGACGTTCAGGGTCTCGAGGTAGTCGTCGAGCGAGACGCGGGGCGTCTCGTCGGTGCCCGAGAGCGGAGAGTCGATCGGGATGGTGCCCTCGAGGGGGACCGGCGCCGGCAGCGGCGCGGGCGCGACCTGCGGCGCCGGCTCACGGGGCGCGACGCGCGCGGTGGGCGGCGCGTCGGCCGGCGGCGGATCGATCGCGGGCCCCATGAAGGCGAACGGGTCGGCGAAGTCCGCGTCTCCGTGCTGGGCGCTGCCGCTCGCGGTGACGCTGCCGAACTGGCCGCCCTGCGACGGCGCGCTCGGGCCGCCGACCCGCGTGGTCTCGAACGGATCGAGCTCGCCGTAGTCCGGCATCTCGCGCGCGAAGAGCTCCTCGAAGGCGCGGGCGTGTCCGGCGTAGAACTTCTCGATGGCGGCGGCGATCGCCGCGGGGCGCGCCACCAGTGAGCGGACCTCGCGCACGCCGCTCACGACCTGCACCTGCTTCTCCAGATCGTCCTCGCCGGGTGCGGCGACCACGATCGAGAGCTGCTGTGCTCGCCGGTCGAAGACGACGGGGAAGACCTGAAGGCGCTCGGCGAGCTTGCGCGGGATGCGCTCGAGCGTCTTGCGTTCGATGTTCGCCTTGCTCAGCCGCTCGGTGGAGACGAAGCGCGTCTGGTAGTGCGACGCGAGGAGCTTGAGCAGCTCGGCCTCTCTCATCGCGCCCGTGTCGAGGATGGCCTCCTCGACCCGGTCGCCGGTGCGCTGCGCTTGATGCAGGGCTCCCTCGTACTGCGCTGGCGTCAAGACGCCACGCTCCTTCAACCACGAGAGCACATGCATGCCCCGTGGACGATCCGCTCCGAGCGCACGAGAGCCGCCGCGCACGCCGAGAGTCTAGCAGCCCGGAGAAGCCCTGAGCCCGAAGTATTTGAGGCCGCCGCGCAGTGGTCAGGGGGCGCGCTGGAGCAGCACCCAGCCCGCGCCGGCCGCGGCGGCGACGAAGACCGCGAGCGCGAGTGTGCGTCGGCGCCTGGGGGCCGCGCGCGCCTGACCCCGCTCGGCGCGCAGGCCCGGGCCGACGACCACGCCCACCGCGAGGGCGGCGACGAGCGCCGCGACCACGCTCGTGAGCACGGCCGCGTCGTCCGCCGCGTCCCCCCAGAGCGCCGCCTGGCTCTGACGATCCGTCCACGCCGGCGCCACCACCGCCACGCCGAACGCGCCGACGGCGGTCGAGCCGAGCAGCGCCCGCCGCAGCCACCGGCGCGCGCGCGGCTCGGACACCGGCTCCTTGCCGACGATCGTCTGGGCGACCGCGGGCTTCACCTTCATCGGCCGCCCGAGCGCGTGGGTCGCCGCCGCCAGGTAGGCGAGCATCGACAGGGCCCCGAGCAACGAGGTCGGCAGATCCAGGACCTCGCGCTCGACCAGGGCCGGGCGGAGCGCGACGGGGAGCGCCAGCGCCACCGGGCCGGCGGCCAGCAGCACCCAGCGCGCGGCCTCTCTCCGCGCGCGCGCGTTCAGCACGAGCCCGGAGGTCAGCGCGGCCACGGGGACCGAGGCGTACAGCACATCGGTGAGCCCGAGGTCACCCATCCGGCCCAGCGGGAACGCGACGATCACCACCCAGGCGTTCAGTCCGAGCAGGCCGATGCGCCACGCGTCCGCCGCGTCCGCGCTCCGGCGGGCGGAGGCGGTTTCCAACGAAGCTGTATGGGGATCGGCGCTCATGAGCTAGACTGCACGCGTGAAGCTGTGCCCTCAGTGCAGTACCCCCAACGACGACGACGCGCGCTTCTGCGCGCACTGTGGGGCGGGGACGGACGAGGCCCGACCCGACCCCCTGATCGGTCGCACGGTGGGGGGAGCGTATCTGCTCCAGGAGCTCGTCGGCGTGGGCGGCATGGGCCGTGTCTATCGCGCCGAACAGAACATGTTGGGCCGCACGGTGGCGGTCAAGGTCATTCACCCGCACCTGCTGGGTGACGATCAGACCGTCGCGCGGTTCTACAACGAGGCGCGCGCGGCCAGCCGACTGAACCACCCCGACAGCGTCTCGATCATCGACTTCGGTCGGACCGAAGACGGCATCCTCTACCTCGTCATGGAGTACCTGGCGGGGAAGGACCTCGCCCACATCCTGGCGGAGGAGGGCCCGCTCCCGTTCGGCCGCATCTGCCGGGTCGCGCGCCACGTCTTGAGCGCGCTCGGCGAAGCGCACGCGCTCGGCGTCGTGCACCGCGATCTCAAGCCCGAGAACGTCATCTGCCGCACCGTCCGCAAGGGCGCCGAGCAGATCAAGGTCGTCGACTTCGGGCTCGCGCACATCGTCGGGCCGGGCGGCACGTCCATCACCACGCCCGGGCTCGTCTGCGGCACCCCCGACTACATGTCGCCCGAGCAGGGCAAGGGGGAGACCGTCGACGGGCGCGGCGACCTCTACAGCGTCGGCGTGGTGCTCTTCGAGATGCTCACCGATCGCCTCCCCTACGAGGACGACACGCCGACCAAGGTGGTGTTCAAGCACATCCACGATCCGACCCCGGATCCGCGGGAGACCGCGCCTCATCGCGCCATCCCGGACGACCTGGCCGAGGTCTGCCTCAAGGCCCTGCGGAAGAAGGCGAGCGAGCGCTTCCAGTCCGCCGACGAGATGTACGAGGCGGTTCGCAAGATCGAGGAGCGGCTCGAGGCGGCGAAGAACGCGTCGATCACCACGTGCCCGAGCTGCGGTGGTCGCAACCCCGCGGAGCAGCGCTTCTGCGGCACCTGCGGCGCCCGCCTCACCGACCGCTTCACGATCCCGCCGAGCTTCCGCTCGGTCGCGCCGCCCCCGCGCACGTCGCTCCTCCCCGGGCCTACCGAGACCCGCCTCATCGGGCGGCGGGCGGAGCTGGATCGGCTCATCGAGCTCCGCGACCAGTCCGAGCGCGCCTCGCTCTGGGTGCGCGTCGTCGGAGAGGCCGGCGTCGGCAAGACGCGGCTCATGAACGAGCTGGGCCAGCAGCTGGTGGCGGACGGCGACGCGCTCGCGGCGGCCGGGCCGCACCCGAGCGGCGCGATCGTCCCGTACTGGCCGATCCGCCAGCTCATGGCGACCCTTCTCGACGTCGACGAGCCGCGGATGCGCGAGATCGCGGAGAGCGACGCGGTGGGTGACCCGATCGCGCGCGCGGGGATCGCCGAGGTGCTGGACCCGAAGGGCCTCGATGGGCGCCGCGGGAAGGGGCGCGCCGAGGCGGTCGCGGTGGCGCTCGCGGCGGCGGTGCGGGTCGCGGCGGGCCGCTCGCGGAGCGGGCGCGTCGGCTTGTTCGTCGACGATCTCTGGCGCTGTGACTCGCTGAGCGCGCGCGCGCTGGCGCTGCTCACCCAGCGGATGCCCGAGGGCCCGCTCTTCCTGATGACCGCGTCGCAGCCGCGCAACGACGTCGAGGACACCGACGAGTCGGTCCGCATGACGCTCCGGGGCCTGGAAGAGACCGAGTCGGTGGCGCTGCTCCAGGACCGACCGGGCCCGAACGAGCTGGCGGTCGATCGAGAGGACGACACCGCGCCCGCGGGCCGGCTGCGCACGCCGCTGTTCCTCGAGCAGCTCGTGGCGCTCGGCGTGAGCGAGCTTCACGAGGAGGGCGCCCCCGTTCGACTGGCGGACGCGGTCCTGGCCCGCTTCGAGCGGCTGGACATCTCCGCGCGCCGCCTGCTGCAGGCGATCGCCGTCCTCGGCGACAGCGCGCCCCTCGAGTGGGTGCGCGAGCTCTCCCGCGGCAGCGACATGGGCTCGCTCGACGCGCTGCGCGCCGATGGCCTCGTCGAGGTCCAGGGAGACACGATCCTGATCTGTCATCCCTTCGTGCGAGAGCTCGTCGAGACGTCGATCCCGGCCGAGCACCGCAAGGAGCTGCACACGGCGGCGCTCCAGGTCGCGGCGGGGCACGGCGCGCCGCTCGAGGTCCGCGCGGAGCACGCGTGGCGGGCGGCCGAGCCGATGAGCGCGCTCGTGTTGCTCGAGCGCATGGGCGACGCGGCGGTCCGCCGTGGCGATGGCCCGGCCGCGGTCCTCGCGTTCCGGAGAGGCCTGGAGCTCGCCCGGCGCGAGCTGCTCCTCACGGGCGAGACCTCGCTCGACCGCGCGATCGTCAGCTTCAGTCGCAAGCTCGGGGACGCCCTCGACATCGCGGGCGATCCCGCGGGCGCCGACGGCGTGCTGCGTGAGGCGCTCGAGCTGGCGGGCCCCGCGAGCCGCGAGCGCCCGCGCATGCTGCTGCTGCTCTCGCGCGTCGCCCAGCGTCGGAACCGGCAGCGCGACGCCACGCGCTTCCTCGGCCAGGCGCTCGAGCTCTGCGCCCGCAACGGCGACCGCCTCGGCGAAGGAGAGGCGCACATCGCGCTCGGGCGGCTCAGGCTGCTGGACGGAGACGCCTTCACCGCGGCCAACACCCTGCAGAAGGGGCTCGACATCCTCCGCGGGCAGCGCGGGGCGGAGGCGCTCTTCATCGAGGGCGCGCTCGCCCGGGCGGAGGCGCTGCGGAAGCTCGACGACCCGGAAGAGGCGCTCGCGCAGCTCGAGCGCGCGAAGGCGGCCGCGGAGGGAAGCCCGCCCGCGCAGCGCGGACAGGTGCTCGCCATCCTGGCGTCGATCGTCGAGACCGACGATCCGGGGCGCGCCACCGAGCACTACCGCGAGGCCGCGCGGCTCGCCTCCGAGGCCGGCGACGCAGAGGGCGCGCGCCTCTGGCATCGGAAGGGTCGGACCTCCGAAGCACGCCAGGCGGGGTGAGCTGGCTCACGACGCGCGCGCCCGTGATCGTCCTCACGTCGCGGGGATCGCGGGGTCTCCTCGCTCCGCACCCGTCGGTTGGTTGCGTGACCGAGCGGGCCATTGCTACCTTCCCGCCGCCTCCGAATGGCGGGGTGCGAGCAGGCTCGAGCGTTGGCGGACGATCGAACCAGAGCGCGCCCTCCGCGGCGGAGTGCATCGGATGGTTGGTGGATCGGAGGCTCGAATGAACCGTGAATCGGTGCGCGCTCCCGCGCTCGCTGGGCGCTCTCTCGTGCTGACCCTCGTGGTCGCGCTGGCAGGTTGTACGGCGCCCGTGGGCGACGTCGGCGACCTCGGAGAGGCGTCGGCCCCCATCGTCAACGGCACCCGCGGCGGCAACCGCGCGGTGGTCGTTCTGCAGAACTATCGCTCCGGCGGCCTCTGCACGGGCAGCTTGATCGCCGAGCGTGTCGTCCTGACCGCGAAGCACTGCGTGCAGGAGGCGTTCGACGATGGCCCGGTGCAGCCGAGCGACATCGTCGTCGGCGTGGGCGACTCGATCCGCGGGCTGAGCAGCGTGCTGCGCGTGCAGTCGATCACCGCGACGCCCGGCCGCTACACGACGGACTCGCGCGGCGGCGTCGGGCGCGATCTCATCGGCGTCGACGTGGCGGTCATGGTGCTGCAGACGGGCGTCTCCGGCGTCGAGACCCTGCCCATCATGCGCGACAGCCACACCACGTTGGGCGGCCAGCAGATCACGGCCGTGGGCTTCGGCCAGACCCCGGCGGGCGAGGTCGGCATCAAGTACACGGCGATGGGCCGCGTGCAGGGCACCGACGCTCGCCTCATCTACGTCGGCCCCCTGACCTGTCAGGGCGACAGCGGCGGCCCCGCGATCACCGAGGCGGGCGAGGTCGCGGGCGTGGTGAGCTTCGGCGCTGGCGGCTGCGGGAGCGGCTACGGCGCGTACAACGCCATCTTCCCGTTCCTCGATCTCATCGACGGCGCGCTCGCCGAGGCCGGCGCGTGCCTCAACGACGGCGAAGAGGTGTGCGACGGATCGGACAACGACTGCGACGACCTGGTCGACGAGACCTGCTCGCAGATCGGCGAGCCCTGCAGCCTCGACGGGGAGTGCGTCGGGCAGACCTGTCGCGACACGGACAGCGGGCGGATCTGCACCGTCCCCTGCGACCCGCTCCGCCCCGAGTTCGGCTGCGAGCCGGGCTTCTACTGCGCGTTCGCGGACGGCTGCGAGGGCTTCTGCGTCCCCCAGGTGGCCGAAGGGACCGCGTCGTTCGGCGACTCGTGCACGCGCAACGAGGACTGCGCGTCGCTCTTCTGCACCGACCCGGGCGACGGGCGCATGCGCTGCCTCTCGCCGTGTCGCGGCGACGACGGCATGTGTCTCGCGGGCGAGGCTTGCGCGGCGACCCCCGGGCGCTGCGGCGGCTGCGTCGACGCGGACATCCTGATCGGGGCGCGCGGCCTCGGCGAGGAGTGCGCGGAGGACGGCGACTGCGGCTCGGGCGACTGCTACGACGACGCGGGCCGGATGTACTGCACGCGGATGTGCGCCGCCGACGGCGACTGCCCGAGCGGCTACCACTGCCGCGGAGACAGCTGCGTGGCGGGTCCGCGCGGCGAGATCGGTGAGCCCTGCGTGGCGAACGAGGACTGTGTGTCCGGGACGTTCTGCGCCGCGCGCGGCGACGAGGCCTGGTGCACCCGGGTCTGCGGAGACGGCCACGAGGAGTGCCCGGGCGGCTTCGACTGCGTCCCCGCGGGCGGGACCTCGGTCTGCGCGCCCACGCTCGGACTCGTGGGCGAGTCGTGCGCGAGCAACACGGAGTGCGTCAGCGGCCTCTGCGCCATGCGCGGCGACTCGGGCACCTGCACGCGCATGTGCGGCGCGGACGCGCCCTGCGCCGCGGGCTTCGAGTGTCGTCGCACGGCAGACGGCGTCACCGCGGTCTGCGTCGCCCCCGAGCCGCCCACCACGGCGGGCGGCTGCGCGGCCTCGACGGTCGACCGGAGCTCTCCGCGCGCGCCTCTCTTCTTGCTGGGATTGGCGTTCGCCGCCATCGTGGCACTGCGGGGCCGCAGCGGTGGCCGCAACCAGCGCCGCTCGCGGCCGTAGGAGCTGACGATGAAGTCGATCGCCAGGTGGTTCGTTGCCCTCTCCCTCACCGCTTGTGTCCCGATGGGGCCGGAGATCGGCGCGTCGGAAGACGCGATCGTCGACGGAACCCTCGAGCGCGCGCGTGACGAGGTCGTCTTCCTCTATCGCCTCGACGGCGCGGCCTGCACCGGCTCGTTCATCTCGCCGCGCGTGGTGCTCACCGCGCACCACTGCGTGGCAGGGCGGAGCGGCGGGTTGGCGCCCGCGAGCAACTTCCGCATCTACGTCGGCTCCTCGACCCGATCGCTCACCGCGGAGTATCGCGTGAGCGAGGTCCGGCCCGTCCCGAACGCGGGGCTGAGCGGGCGCGAGCCCAACGACGTGGCGCTCCTCGTGCTCTCGAGCGCGGCGCGCGAGACCCCGCTCGAGATCGCGCGGACCAGCCCCCGCGATCTCTTCGGTCAGAGCGTCACGGCGGTCGGCTACGGCCAGACGCCGTCGGGCGGCTCGGGCACCAAGTACACCACCCAGACCACCATCGAAGGCTACATGGGCGGGTTCATCTTCGTGCCCCCCAGCGTGTGCTCCGGCGACTCCGGCGGCCCGCTGATCGGCGCGGACGGCCTGGTCTACGGCGTGGCCAGCTTCATCTACAGCCCCGACGGACGCACCGAGCCTCGCTGCGGGACCGCGCCCGGGGCGTACAACGAGATCTTCCGCTTCGTCGACTTCATCGACGGCGTGCTGGCCGAGACCGGCACCTGCGTCCCGGACGCGGTCGAGGAGTGCAACGGCGAGGACGACGACTGCGACGACGCGGTCGACGAGGGCTGCACGCCGCTCGGCGAGCCGTGCGCGAGCGGCGACGAGTGCGTCGGCGGGCTCTGCGACGACACCCCGATCGGGCGCGTCTGCACCTCGGCCTGCGATCCGCTGCGGCCGGCCCAGGGCTGCTCGCCGGGCTTCTACTGCGGACGCCAGGGCTGCAACGGGTTCTGCCTCCCGGGCGAGCGCGGCGAGGGCCTCAACGACGCGGCGTGCGCGGCGGACACGGACTGCGCATCGCTCCACTGCGTCGATCCCGGCGACGGTCGGGCGCGTTGCCTCGACCCGTGCCGCGCGGACGCGGGGCTCTGCCTCGCCGGCGAGGTCTGCGCGGCGGCGGCCGGACAGTGCGGCGCGTGCGTGCCGCGGGGCCTCGTGGTCGGCGCGCGTGGCCTCGGGGAGCCGTGCGAAGACGACGAGGAGTGTCGCGGTGACTTCGTGTGCCACGAGTCGGCGGGGATCTCCGCCTGCGCCTCGGCGTGCGAGGCCGACGACGACTGCGGCGACGGCTTCGAGTGCCGTGACGCGCTCTGCATCCGCGACCGCCGTCAGGGCGTGGGCGGGACGTGCGTCGTCAACGAAGACTGCGGCGACGGCATCTGCGCCGCCGCGGGCGATCGCCGCTGGTGCACGGCGCCGTGCAGCGGCGCGGACGACTGCCCGGCGGGCTTCGACTGCACGCCTGCGGGCGCCGCGATGGTCTGCGCCCCGACCGGCGCGCTCGAGGGCGAGCGCTGCGAGGGCAACGCCGACTGCGTGACCAACCTCTGCGCCGCGCTGCCGGGCGGAGAGTCCGTCTGCACGAGCATCTGCGACGCGGCCAACGCGTGCGCGCCGGGCTTCGAGTGCACGCGCACGGGCTCCTCGGCCGCAGCGGTGTGCATCCCGGCGACCCCGACCTCGACGTCGGGCGGGGGCTGCGCCGCGGCGTCGGGCAGCTCGTCCGGCTCGCTCCCCGGCGTCGCGCTCCTCGCGCTCGTCGCGCTGGGGCTGTTCTTCCGTCGTCGCTGATCTCCGACCGAGATCGAGCCGTGGCGCTCGGCGATCCATCGCGCGCATCTCTGCTGTGCGCTGCTATGGTCGCCAGCGCCGATGGCCGAGCGCATGCATCCCCCGAGCGCGCGAAAGCTCCGCGAAGCGAGGCGGCGCGGTGAGGTGCCGCGCTCCGAGCTGGCGGCCGGCGCGCTGGTCCTGCTCGCGGTGACGGCGGCCGCGACCCTCGGCGCGCCCGCCGCGCTGGGGATCTGGCAGCGGCTCTTCCAGGACGTCCTGACGCTCTCGCCGCGCGAAGCGCTGCTCGCGTCCGCGCTCGCGGCCGCGTCGCTCGCCGCGCCAGTGCTCGCCACCGCCGCGGTCGCCGGCGCGCTCGCCACGTTCCTTCAGGTGGGGCCGCTCTTCTCGACCGAGCCCATGCGGTTCGATCTGGGGCGACTCGGACGGAGCTTCGGGCGGGTCCTGTCGCCGCGCGCGATCGGTGAGCGCCTCGCTTCGCTGCCTCTGGTCGCGTTGCTCCTGGCGCTCGGCCTGTGGGGAATCGGCGTCGCGCTGCATGGGCTCGCGGGGAGGCCGGAGCTGGACGCGGCGCGCGCCACCTCGGCCGGCGCCGCGGTGCTGGGCGCCGTGCTCTGGCGCGCGGCCGGCCTCTTCGTCGCGGCCGGCGCGGTGGCGGTCGTCTACCGGCGCTGGCGCTGGTGGCGTGATCAGCACATGACCCGGCGAGAGATGCGCGAGGAGCAGCGACGCACAGAGGGGGACCCGACCGCGAAGCGCCGTCGCGCGCGGCAGCACCGCGAGCAGGCCCTGGGGCCGACCCTCGAGGAGGCGCGCGCGCAGACGACGATCGCGCTGCGGGGCCCGGGGCTCGCGGTCTTGCTCGACTGGACGGACCGAGACGCGGCGCCGAAGGTGGCGTTCATCGCCCGCGGCGGGGTCGCATCCGAGGCGGCGCAGGGGCTGCCGGGCGCGCTCGACGAGGCGCTCGCGGTGGAGCTCGCGCGCATCGGCGTCGGGCGCCGGGTGCCGCGCGCCTACTTCTCACGGCTCGCGCCGCACCTGGCGCGCCTCGCGGAGGCGGCGTGACGGAGCGCGGCTCCGGTGGGCAGCCGGCGCTCTTCGGCGAGGAGGTCGTCCGCTCGCGCGAGCGCTTCGTCGAGGTCGCCATCCCCGTGCCGCTCCGGCGCAAGTTCACGTACCGTCTTCCGCCCGACATGGAGTCGCTCCTGGTCGGCGCGCGCGTCGCGGTGCCCTTCTCGGGGCGCAAGCTCGCGGGCTTCGTGCTCGGCTACACCAAGGACCCGCCCGAGGGGGTCCGCCTCAAGCGCGTGGCCGGTCGCATCGAGAAGGAGCCGGTCTTCCCCGAGGAGCTGCTGCGCTTCTTGCTCCAGGCGGCCGACTACTACCTGCACCCCGTCGGGGAGGTCCTGCGGGCCGCCGCGCCCGCGCTCCCGAGCGAGGCGATGCGCAAGCTGCGCCGGGGCGGCTTCCTCGACGAGGGCGAGTCCCTGCCGGGGTCCGCGGTGGCGACGCGCAAGAGCCTCTTCCTGAAGCGGACCGACGCGGCGCGCCCGGAGGACCTCCGCCTCGGGGCGAGCCAGCAGGCGGTGATCGCGCTGCTCGAGGAGCGGGTGGAGCTGTCCCTCGACGAGCTGCGCGCGCACGTGAAGAACCCGCGCGGCGTGGTGCGCAGGCTCGAGGAGCGCGGGCTCGTCGCGGTCGAGGAGCGCGAGGTCGCGGCCGACCCGTTCTTCAGCAGCCCGGCCGAGCCCGACGCCCCGCCCGCGCTCAACCCGGCGCAGCAGCACGCGGTGGACCGGCTCGTGCGCGCGCTGGACGAGGGCCCGAGCACGCAGCTCCTGCACGGCGTCACCGGCTCGGGCAAGACGGAGGTCTACCTGCGCGTCATCGCCGAGGCGCGGGCGCGCGGGAGAGGCGCGCTCCTGCTCGTGCCGGAGATCGCCCTGACCCCGCAGCTCGTGGGGCGCTTCCGCGCGCGCTTCGGAGACGGCATCGCGGTGCTGCACAGCGGGTTGACGCCCGGTCAGCGGCACGCGGCCTGGCGCGGGCTCCGTCGCGGGGATCTCACGCTCGCGGTGGGGGCGCGCTCCGCGCTCTTCGCGCCCGTGCCCAACCTCGGCGTCATCGTCGTCGACGAGGAGCACGACCCGTCCTACAAGCAGGAAGACAACTTCCGCTACCACGCGCGTGACATGGCCATCCTGCGCGCGCACCGCGCCGACGCGCTCTGCATCCTCGGCAGCGCCACGCCCAGCGTCGAGTCGTTCCACCGGGCCGAGCGCGGGCAGACGGGGCTGTTGACCCTCCCGCAGCGCGCCACCTCGCAGACCCTCCCCGCGGTCGAGGTCGTCGACCTGAAGCGGCATGGCCCGGGGCCGAGCGGGCATCCGCTGATCAGCGGCCCGATGCACCGCGCGCTCGAGGCGTGCCTCGCCGACGAGGGCCAGGCGATCCTCTTCCTCAACCGCCGCGGCTTCTCGCCCACCCTGCGCTGCGGGGCCTGCGGGGAGGTGATGCAGTGTCCCTCGTGCAGCGTGGGGCTGACCGAACATCGCCGCGCTGGCCTGATGCGCTGCCACTACTGCGACTACGCGGTGGCGGTGAGCAACCACTGCACGAGCTGCGGGCGCAACGCGCTGACCCAGCTCGGCATCGGGACCGAGAAGCTCGAGGACACCCTGGCCGGCGCCTTCCACCCCGCGCGGGTGGCGCGCCTGGATCGCGACACCGCGGCCG
This genomic window contains:
- a CDS encoding DUF4388 domain-containing protein; its protein translation is MHVLSWLKERGVLTPAQYEGALHQAQRTGDRVEEAILDTGAMREAELLKLLASHYQTRFVSTERLSKANIERKTLERIPRKLAERLQVFPVVFDRRAQQLSIVVAAPGEDDLEKQVQVVSGVREVRSLVARPAAIAAAIEKFYAGHARAFEELFAREMPDYGELDPFETTRVGGPSAPSQGGQFGSVTASGSAQHGDADFADPFAFMGPAIDPPPADAPPTARVAPREPAPQVAPAPLPAPVPLEGTIPIDSPLSGTDETPRVSLDDYLETLNVFVSLLDRDRGELRGHSGQVARLCRLVAERVGLSGADRHALVVAAYIHDLGKTGGDLHLTALNVARHEGHRGRATKSRLSPVKLFASAQLPPDTKKILGHLYERFDGKGLPDRLAGKDIPYGARVLAIVETYSDLTTNSKNPYRRVLSIPQALSVLKELGGELFDPTLVDLLRHVVVGDDGAERLGTRPRVLIVDPDPEETTVLEMRLIEHGFAVEVARELPAALALLAERPPEVIVTEVDLSAGGEGFTLMERVRELGETDRPAVLFLTGRADRESVTKGFELGATDYVVKPASPEVVATKAGQAVEGASRQEASGVSGSLEEMSLPDVVQILANGRRGGRLQIVAGAKRGEIHFCEGQIHDARFGERTGEEAFYALLKLDRGRFTLDPRFEPPARVIHASAEGLLLEGMRRLDEGLV
- a CDS encoding S1 family peptidase; the protein is MNRESVRAPALAGRSLVLTLVVALAGCTAPVGDVGDLGEASAPIVNGTRGGNRAVVVLQNYRSGGLCTGSLIAERVVLTAKHCVQEAFDDGPVQPSDIVVGVGDSIRGLSSVLRVQSITATPGRYTTDSRGGVGRDLIGVDVAVMVLQTGVSGVETLPIMRDSHTTLGGQQITAVGFGQTPAGEVGIKYTAMGRVQGTDARLIYVGPLTCQGDSGGPAITEAGEVAGVVSFGAGGCGSGYGAYNAIFPFLDLIDGALAEAGACLNDGEEVCDGSDNDCDDLVDETCSQIGEPCSLDGECVGQTCRDTDSGRICTVPCDPLRPEFGCEPGFYCAFADGCEGFCVPQVAEGTASFGDSCTRNEDCASLFCTDPGDGRMRCLSPCRGDDGMCLAGEACAATPGRCGGCVDADILIGARGLGEECAEDGDCGSGDCYDDAGRMYCTRMCAADGDCPSGYHCRGDSCVAGPRGEIGEPCVANEDCVSGTFCAARGDEAWCTRVCGDGHEECPGGFDCVPAGGTSVCAPTLGLVGESCASNTECVSGLCAMRGDSGTCTRMCGADAPCAAGFECRRTADGVTAVCVAPEPPTTAGGCAASTVDRSSPRAPLFLLGLAFAAIVALRGRSGGRNQRRSRP
- a CDS encoding protein kinase — its product is MKLCPQCSTPNDDDARFCAHCGAGTDEARPDPLIGRTVGGAYLLQELVGVGGMGRVYRAEQNMLGRTVAVKVIHPHLLGDDQTVARFYNEARAASRLNHPDSVSIIDFGRTEDGILYLVMEYLAGKDLAHILAEEGPLPFGRICRVARHVLSALGEAHALGVVHRDLKPENVICRTVRKGAEQIKVVDFGLAHIVGPGGTSITTPGLVCGTPDYMSPEQGKGETVDGRGDLYSVGVVLFEMLTDRLPYEDDTPTKVVFKHIHDPTPDPRETAPHRAIPDDLAEVCLKALRKKASERFQSADEMYEAVRKIEERLEAAKNASITTCPSCGGRNPAEQRFCGTCGARLTDRFTIPPSFRSVAPPPRTSLLPGPTETRLIGRRAELDRLIELRDQSERASLWVRVVGEAGVGKTRLMNELGQQLVADGDALAAAGPHPSGAIVPYWPIRQLMATLLDVDEPRMREIAESDAVGDPIARAGIAEVLDPKGLDGRRGKGRAEAVAVALAAAVRVAAGRSRSGRVGLFVDDLWRCDSLSARALALLTQRMPEGPLFLMTASQPRNDVEDTDESVRMTLRGLEETESVALLQDRPGPNELAVDREDDTAPAGRLRTPLFLEQLVALGVSELHEEGAPVRLADAVLARFERLDISARRLLQAIAVLGDSAPLEWVRELSRGSDMGSLDALRADGLVEVQGDTILICHPFVRELVETSIPAEHRKELHTAALQVAAGHGAPLEVRAEHAWRAAEPMSALVLLERMGDAAVRRGDGPAAVLAFRRGLELARRELLLTGETSLDRAIVSFSRKLGDALDIAGDPAGADGVLREALELAGPASRERPRMLLLLSRVAQRRNRQRDATRFLGQALELCARNGDRLGEGEAHIALGRLRLLDGDAFTAANTLQKGLDILRGQRGAEALFIEGALARAEALRKLDDPEEALAQLERAKAAAEGSPPAQRGQVLAILASIVETDDPGRATEHYREAARLASEAGDAEGARLWHRKGRTSEARQAG